Proteins co-encoded in one Gleimia hominis genomic window:
- a CDS encoding glycoside hydrolase family 1 protein: MTRIIEFPNDFRWGVATAAAQVEGAGREGGKGESIWDALCKRPGAILDKSDIQVACDHYHRMPEDVALMKDLNVGTYRFSVSWARVMPDGRSINAEGLDFYERLVDELRNAGIVPWLTLYHWDLPEVLQQAGGWVNRETSYLFADYAEAVFDRLCDKVPTWTTLNEPWCSSLLSYAAGIHAPAHTDPVEAVAAVHHLLLGHGLAMDRMRRMEKGRGIRREMGLTLNYTVAHPENPEDLKDVEAARRIDGLSVRLFTDPIFRASYPADVVEDMRSGSNADIETFVKEGDMDLISAPIDVLGVNFYNGQMVSGKNAPDTETAKLPPLGSDELVARPRVTRDEYGYAHASPNVGSEWVTGVSRGYPRTAMDWEVHADDLRILLKRIYKDYTEAAGTRIVITENGAAYDDHPDENGYVDDSNPAEGRLAYLRDHICAVKSAMDEGVDVAGYLVWSFLDNFEWALGYTKRFGIVRVDYETQKRIPKASALWYRDVIASNSVQIP, translated from the coding sequence ATGACACGTATTATTGAGTTTCCAAATGATTTTCGTTGGGGAGTAGCTACTGCTGCTGCTCAAGTTGAAGGTGCTGGCCGTGAGGGTGGTAAAGGCGAATCTATATGGGATGCGCTATGCAAACGTCCAGGAGCGATCTTGGATAAGTCCGATATCCAAGTGGCGTGTGACCACTATCATCGGATGCCAGAGGACGTGGCCCTAATGAAGGATCTTAATGTTGGTACGTATCGGTTCTCTGTTTCGTGGGCGCGGGTGATGCCGGATGGGCGGTCCATCAATGCCGAAGGGCTTGACTTTTACGAGCGTCTTGTAGATGAACTACGAAATGCCGGGATTGTTCCATGGCTTACCCTTTACCATTGGGATTTGCCAGAAGTGCTGCAGCAAGCTGGTGGCTGGGTCAATCGGGAGACATCTTATCTTTTTGCAGATTATGCAGAAGCAGTATTCGATCGACTTTGCGACAAGGTACCGACGTGGACAACCCTTAATGAACCATGGTGCTCATCCCTTTTATCGTATGCAGCTGGTATTCATGCACCTGCACATACTGATCCAGTTGAGGCGGTCGCAGCGGTCCACCATCTACTTCTCGGACACGGACTCGCCATGGACCGTATGCGTCGAATGGAGAAGGGACGGGGGATCAGAAGGGAAATGGGATTGACGTTAAACTACACGGTCGCTCATCCCGAGAATCCGGAGGATCTCAAAGATGTAGAAGCTGCCCGCAGGATTGATGGACTCTCTGTTCGACTCTTTACGGATCCTATATTCAGAGCGTCGTACCCCGCAGATGTCGTGGAAGACATGAGAAGCGGCAGTAACGCTGACATTGAAACCTTTGTGAAAGAAGGCGATATGGACTTAATCAGTGCTCCTATTGATGTTCTCGGCGTGAACTTCTATAACGGTCAGATGGTCTCCGGAAAAAACGCGCCCGATACAGAAACTGCTAAACTTCCGCCACTGGGATCGGATGAACTAGTCGCCAGGCCACGAGTAACGCGAGACGAATATGGGTATGCACATGCTTCACCAAATGTTGGTTCAGAATGGGTCACCGGTGTATCCCGCGGCTATCCTCGAACGGCGATGGATTGGGAAGTACATGCGGACGACCTACGAATTCTTCTCAAGAGAATTTACAAAGATTACACAGAAGCTGCTGGGACGCGGATTGTGATAACAGAAAATGGGGCAGCTTACGATGATCACCCCGATGAGAATGGATACGTAGATGACTCAAACCCCGCGGAGGGACGTCTTGCGTATCTTCGTGATCACATTTGTGCTGTAAAAAGCGCAATGGACGAAGGTGTGGATGTCGCCGGCTATCTTGTTTGGTCGTTCCTTGACAACTTCGAATGGGCCTTGGGGTATACAAAACGCTTTGGCATAGTGAGAGTTGATTACGAGACACAAAAGCGTATACCGAAGGCTTCTGCACTCTGGTATCGAGACGTCATTGCCTCTAACTCTGTTCAGATACCCTGA
- a CDS encoding carbohydrate ABC transporter permease produces MSKNTTPSVAMTLQIAGKGAARAARRRREKENKRRVHQSFGVNRRPRWLTYTILLLVVLVFAYPLYYTFLLASSDAPTIAKTPIPSLIPRGNFIANLDRVMNSGIDLWGAFINSLIVAVIVSLSVVFFSTLAGFAFSKLRFRGRDGLLTFVIATMAVPAQLGVVPLFMIMAKLGWTGQLISVIVPGMVSAFGVFWMTQYIRDALPYELIESARVDGASLFRTFRSIALPAALPAASMLALFTFVGSWTNFFWPFIVLGTENPTLPVALQLLQASWFKDYSLIMAGVIVATVPLVILFVFAGRQLVSGIMQGAVKG; encoded by the coding sequence ATGAGTAAGAACACAACTCCCTCAGTCGCAATGACTCTGCAGATTGCAGGTAAAGGTGCGGCGCGTGCTGCTCGGCGCCGTCGTGAGAAAGAGAATAAGCGGCGTGTTCATCAATCGTTTGGCGTGAACCGACGACCACGGTGGCTAACCTACACGATTCTTTTGCTGGTAGTTCTAGTTTTTGCTTATCCGCTGTACTACACGTTCTTGCTTGCTTCCTCGGACGCGCCGACCATCGCGAAAACCCCAATTCCGTCATTAATTCCAAGAGGTAATTTTATTGCGAACTTGGATCGTGTTATGAACTCGGGAATTGACCTTTGGGGCGCATTCATAAACTCGCTGATTGTTGCGGTGATTGTTTCTCTATCAGTCGTATTCTTCTCTACACTCGCTGGTTTTGCATTTTCAAAGCTGCGTTTCCGGGGGCGTGATGGGTTGTTAACGTTCGTCATCGCAACTATGGCTGTTCCTGCCCAGTTGGGTGTTGTTCCGCTCTTCATGATTATGGCCAAACTTGGGTGGACTGGACAGCTCATTTCCGTAATCGTGCCCGGAATGGTTTCTGCTTTTGGGGTGTTCTGGATGACTCAGTACATTCGGGATGCACTGCCGTATGAACTTATAGAATCTGCACGCGTTGACGGAGCAAGTTTATTCCGAACTTTCAGATCAATAGCGTTACCGGCTGCGCTTCCAGCAGCATCTATGCTAGCGCTATTTACGTTTGTCGGTTCTTGGACTAATTTCTTCTGGCCATTCATCGTGCTTGGAACCGAAAACCCAACACTGCCAGTTGCGCTTCAACTATTGCAAGCCTCATGGTTTAAGGATTACTCATTGATCATGGCAGGCGTCATAGTTGCCACTGTCCCACTAGTAATTTTGTTTGTTTTTGCCGGGCGTCAACTCGTGTCCGGAATTATGCAAGGAGCTGTTAAAGGATGA
- a CDS encoding carbohydrate ABC transporter permease, giving the protein MEKIGIPKSLALDDKHTATGGRPPGINFRSRLNKLEYKWSPYIYIAPFFMVFAITGLFPLIYTAWVSLHNWHLIGGNQGFVGVDNYVSVIQQETFWISLRNTFSIFLLSSIPQIVTAIFIAYMLNTNLRAKTFWRMGVLLPYIVAPVAVSLIFSKIFADQSGMVNAILGVVGIDAINWHADALWSHIAIATMVNFRWTGYNALIVLAAMQAIPADLYEAATVDGAGRARQFFSITIPQLKSTLVFVILTSTIGGLQIFDEPRMFDTSGGGGSDHQWLTQTMYLYDLGWGPQKSFGKAAAVAWILFLIIIVFAGINYVLTQQISSSGMKRQTRKKDRKTMQTRTGATSDPSIPSATSLEVRK; this is encoded by the coding sequence ATGGAAAAAATAGGTATCCCAAAGTCACTAGCATTAGATGATAAGCATACAGCGACGGGTGGAAGACCTCCCGGAATTAACTTCCGTTCCCGTTTGAACAAACTCGAATATAAATGGTCCCCTTACATCTATATAGCGCCATTTTTTATGGTATTCGCCATAACCGGTTTATTTCCATTAATTTACACAGCATGGGTGTCACTTCATAATTGGCATCTGATTGGTGGTAATCAAGGATTTGTCGGAGTGGATAACTATGTGAGCGTCATTCAGCAAGAAACCTTCTGGATTTCGCTGCGTAATACATTTTCGATCTTTCTGCTTTCGTCGATTCCTCAAATCGTGACTGCGATCTTCATTGCATACATGCTCAACACGAACTTACGCGCCAAGACTTTTTGGCGCATGGGTGTGCTTTTGCCTTACATAGTTGCGCCTGTTGCAGTATCCTTAATCTTCTCTAAAATATTTGCGGACCAATCGGGTATGGTTAACGCAATTCTCGGTGTAGTAGGGATTGACGCAATTAACTGGCATGCAGATGCGCTATGGAGCCACATAGCAATTGCAACCATGGTTAACTTTAGATGGACAGGGTATAACGCCTTAATTGTTCTTGCAGCAATGCAGGCTATCCCTGCGGATCTCTATGAGGCTGCAACTGTTGATGGAGCTGGTCGGGCACGGCAGTTCTTTTCCATAACTATCCCTCAGCTTAAGTCCACTCTTGTTTTCGTTATCTTGACGTCAACCATCGGTGGGCTGCAAATATTTGATGAACCGCGCATGTTCGACACCTCGGGTGGCGGTGGCTCAGATCATCAGTGGCTTACTCAAACGATGTACCTTTATGATCTGGGCTGGGGGCCGCAAAAGAGTTTTGGAAAGGCTGCGGCAGTTGCTTGGATACTGTTCCTCATTATTATCGTTTTTGCCGGCATTAACTATGTTCTTACCCAACAGATTTCGTCGTCAGGAATGAAAAGACAAACGCGTAAAAAAGACCGAAAAACAATGCAAACTCGCACGGGCGCGACATCAGACCCTTCGATACCTTCTGCTACCAGTTTGGAGGTGAGGAAATGA
- a CDS encoding ABC transporter substrate-binding protein, with amino-acid sequence MAARKGFAVMSLFAAAALTLTACGTGNNSGNGSKNTDGDITLTVATFNEFGYSREMFDQYEAEHPGIKVKEKKAATSNEARDNMNTRLAAGSGLSDIEAIELDWLPELMQYSDQFVDLKSSQTDGRWLDWKTNAATSSDGKLIGYGTDAGPEAICYRADLFKKAGLPTERAEVAKLLDGGWDRYFEVGKDFVDKTGIPWYSGAPSIYQGMIGQIKNPLETDDNKVIPLDENKDVKDVYNTLIDKSVDDKLSAHLAEWSEDWVSSFQNDGFATQLCPPWFLGIIAGNASGVDGWDIAPVFPGGGGNWGGSYLTVPAQGKHTAEAKKLAEWMTSPEQQLKAFETKGNFPSQVEALSSERLLKYKDKFFNDAPAGEIFSEMSKRVKVQPHKGPNYFAVTGVVTDALTRADIDQTDNAESSWDKALTAFKELNLK; translated from the coding sequence GTGGCAGCGAGAAAAGGTTTTGCGGTGATGAGTTTATTCGCCGCTGCAGCTCTTACACTTACCGCGTGTGGTACTGGGAATAATTCTGGCAACGGTAGTAAAAATACCGATGGCGATATTACGCTTACCGTTGCGACATTCAATGAATTTGGTTACAGCAGAGAAATGTTTGATCAGTATGAGGCTGAGCATCCTGGTATTAAGGTAAAAGAGAAAAAAGCAGCTACCTCGAATGAGGCTCGAGACAACATGAACACCCGACTGGCCGCCGGTTCGGGCTTGTCGGATATTGAAGCGATTGAACTCGATTGGCTTCCTGAGCTTATGCAGTATTCAGACCAATTTGTGGATCTAAAATCATCTCAAACGGACGGTCGCTGGCTCGATTGGAAAACCAACGCAGCAACTAGTTCTGATGGAAAGCTGATCGGGTATGGAACTGATGCGGGACCGGAAGCAATTTGCTACAGAGCTGATCTATTCAAGAAAGCCGGTCTTCCAACTGAACGTGCGGAAGTCGCGAAACTTCTTGATGGTGGGTGGGATAGATACTTCGAAGTTGGTAAAGATTTCGTTGATAAAACGGGGATTCCCTGGTATTCAGGTGCGCCGTCCATATACCAAGGTATGATCGGGCAGATTAAGAACCCACTAGAAACAGATGACAACAAGGTTATTCCATTAGATGAGAATAAAGATGTAAAAGACGTATACAATACACTCATTGATAAATCGGTGGATGATAAGCTTTCAGCGCATCTCGCGGAGTGGAGTGAGGACTGGGTATCAAGTTTCCAGAATGACGGTTTTGCTACGCAACTTTGTCCCCCGTGGTTCCTTGGGATTATTGCTGGAAACGCGTCTGGTGTTGATGGCTGGGACATTGCCCCAGTGTTCCCCGGAGGCGGTGGCAACTGGGGTGGCTCATACTTAACTGTCCCTGCACAGGGCAAACACACAGCTGAAGCTAAGAAACTCGCTGAGTGGATGACGTCGCCGGAGCAACAGCTTAAAGCTTTTGAGACTAAGGGTAACTTTCCTTCGCAGGTTGAGGCACTTAGCTCCGAAAGATTGCTGAAATACAAAGATAAATTCTTTAACGATGCGCCTGCCGGCGAAATCTTCTCTGAAATGTCAAAGAGAGTTAAAGTTCAACCGCACAAGGGGCCAAATTATTTTGCAGTGACTGGGGTCGTTACCGACGCATTAACACGGGCAGATATCGATCAGACAGATAATGCGGAAAGCTCATGGGACAAGGCACTTACCGCATTTAAAGAGCTCAATCTTAAGTGA
- the mnhG gene encoding monovalent cation/H(+) antiporter subunit G: MIVLDYIGAVFLLAGATFLLIAGIGLVRLPDVFARMHAASKPQWFGLFLCCLGMVLTMRTVTWVALAVMILLFQTVTAPIGTHIMARAAYRTGQGDLDALVQDDLKADGTSLGEIYRDAEDDADAENEGDTDGKTEKQAGAEEQARSEEQTEYGGGLDN, translated from the coding sequence ATGATTGTTTTGGACTATATTGGAGCGGTTTTTCTGCTGGCTGGCGCCACGTTCTTACTGATCGCGGGTATAGGGCTGGTGCGGCTGCCGGACGTGTTCGCCCGCATGCACGCAGCATCAAAACCACAGTGGTTCGGGCTGTTCCTCTGCTGCTTAGGGATGGTGCTGACCATGCGGACGGTGACGTGGGTGGCGCTCGCGGTGATGATCCTACTGTTCCAAACCGTGACAGCGCCGATCGGGACGCATATTATGGCTCGGGCAGCGTACCGGACAGGGCAAGGGGACCTAGACGCCCTAGTGCAAGACGACCTGAAAGCCGACGGCACTTCGCTAGGAGAGATTTACCGGGACGCCGAAGACGACGCGGATGCGGAGAACGAGGGCGATACCGATGGGAAAACCGAAAAGCAGGCTGGGGCGGAGGAACAGGCCAGATCCGAGGAACAGACAGAATACGGGGGCGGGTTGGATAATTAG
- a CDS encoding Na+/H+ antiporter subunit E, with the protein MSDRSQQVRGARFSVFLSIWLFAVWLFLFHQITWLTVLSGIVVSVAVQAVFPLPRSGFFKRVRPWPTIVLIARFLWDMMLSAIMVATVVLTGRAYRCSIVKVDLRSDRDIVLAIVAAMTNLVPGTVVVSLDQENSNLYLHVFDIDAQGGPEGINEMTRGQEERVIRALGTRQEIEQVMGS; encoded by the coding sequence ATGAGTGATCGTAGTCAGCAGGTGCGTGGCGCCCGGTTCTCCGTGTTCCTCAGTATCTGGTTGTTCGCCGTCTGGTTGTTTTTGTTCCACCAGATCACGTGGCTCACAGTGCTGTCTGGCATCGTGGTTTCCGTGGCTGTGCAAGCCGTTTTCCCACTTCCACGTTCGGGGTTCTTTAAACGCGTGAGGCCGTGGCCCACCATTGTGTTGATCGCCCGGTTTTTGTGGGACATGATGCTGTCCGCCATCATGGTTGCGACCGTGGTGCTAACGGGGCGTGCCTATCGGTGTTCGATTGTGAAAGTGGATTTGCGCTCTGATCGCGACATTGTGCTGGCGATTGTGGCGGCGATGACGAACCTGGTGCCCGGCACGGTAGTGGTGTCTTTAGATCAAGAGAACTCCAACCTGTATTTGCACGTGTTCGACATTGACGCGCAAGGCGGGCCCGAAGGCATTAACGAAATGACGCGTGGCCAGGAGGAACGAGTTATCCGCGCACTCGGAACCCGCCAGGAGATTGAGCAGGTGATGGGCTCATGA
- a CDS encoding Na+/H+ antiporter subunit D has translation MLPLPVLLPLFGAGLALAAGRRPRVQQLISLVVLIAVLVVGVGLALGARNGPVVLDVGNWSAPVGITLVADRLAALMLVISQIVTLGVHAYSIAQNLADEDPDVPIAIYHPTYLVLTAGVSNAFLTGDLFNLYVGFEILLTASFVLITIGGTRTRTRAGTVYVVVSMLSSVVFLIGIALAYAATGTLNIALLAVRFQQIDPSVAGIIQFILLVAFAIKAAVFPLAAWLPHSYPTAPAPVTAVFAGLLTKVGIYSIIRLEVVLFPNQNVSDLLTVVGILTMIVGILGAVAQDDIRRLLSYTLVSHIGFLLWGLALGNKAGLAAVIFYAIHHILVQTTLFLLLGLVERHEGSTSMRTLGGLIRTHPMLAGMFLIAGLNLVGIPPFTGFIGKLGLAQASVLNGHWEGYVLLAFGMLTSFLTLYVIVKVWNLAFWQPRGDTATTDTELKGKAITRRQRALRRYMQYADTIADRDTRLLTASRTRRERESSGASKLMYASGWALLGVMFAMTIGAGPLYHYATNAASDQIDARAYVRAVLGDEGRGAGSSNVPKPGAHSREGSTPNGPVRGAGAAATHSMEGSAHE, from the coding sequence ATGCTTCCCCTGCCCGTCCTCCTGCCGCTGTTCGGAGCCGGCCTTGCGCTCGCAGCTGGCCGCCGCCCGCGGGTGCAGCAACTGATCTCCCTCGTAGTGCTGATTGCGGTACTGGTAGTGGGCGTGGGGCTCGCCCTGGGGGCACGTAACGGGCCAGTGGTGCTGGACGTGGGTAACTGGTCCGCCCCCGTAGGCATCACCTTGGTAGCCGACCGGCTCGCGGCCCTCATGCTAGTAATCTCGCAAATAGTGACCCTGGGGGTGCACGCCTACTCAATCGCACAAAACCTTGCGGACGAAGACCCGGACGTGCCCATCGCGATCTACCACCCCACTTATCTGGTGCTGACCGCTGGCGTGTCGAACGCGTTCCTCACCGGTGACCTGTTCAACCTGTACGTGGGTTTCGAAATCCTGCTAACCGCGTCGTTTGTGCTGATCACCATTGGGGGCACCCGCACCCGCACCCGCGCGGGCACCGTGTACGTGGTGGTTTCCATGCTGTCTTCCGTAGTGTTTTTGATTGGGATCGCGTTGGCGTACGCCGCGACCGGCACGTTGAATATTGCGCTGCTGGCCGTGCGGTTCCAGCAAATCGACCCGTCGGTAGCTGGCATTATCCAGTTCATACTGCTGGTGGCGTTCGCGATTAAGGCCGCTGTGTTTCCGCTGGCGGCGTGGCTGCCGCATTCGTATCCGACTGCGCCCGCACCCGTCACCGCCGTGTTCGCGGGTCTGTTGACGAAGGTGGGGATTTATTCGATTATTCGCCTGGAAGTGGTTCTTTTCCCAAACCAGAACGTCAGTGACCTGCTGACCGTCGTGGGCATACTAACCATGATTGTGGGAATCCTGGGGGCCGTTGCCCAGGATGATATTCGCCGCCTGCTGTCGTACACACTCGTGTCGCATATCGGTTTCCTCTTGTGGGGGTTGGCGCTGGGCAATAAGGCGGGTTTGGCGGCCGTCATTTTCTACGCGATCCACCACATTTTGGTACAAACCACCCTTTTCCTACTTTTGGGTCTTGTTGAACGGCATGAGGGATCCACCTCGATGCGTACCCTCGGCGGCTTGATTCGAACCCACCCGATGCTGGCGGGCATGTTCCTGATCGCCGGGTTAAACCTGGTGGGTATCCCTCCGTTCACTGGGTTTATTGGCAAACTCGGCCTGGCACAAGCGTCAGTACTGAATGGGCATTGGGAAGGGTACGTGCTACTGGCATTCGGGATGCTCACCTCGTTCCTCACCCTGTATGTGATTGTGAAAGTTTGGAACCTTGCGTTCTGGCAGCCCCGCGGGGATACGGCTACGACGGACACGGAGCTGAAGGGGAAAGCGATTACTCGGCGGCAGCGGGCACTGCGCCGCTACATGCAGTACGCGGACACGATCGCGGATCGGGACACGCGGTTGCTGACGGCCTCTCGCACCCGGCGCGAACGCGAATCCTCGGGCGCATCCAAACTCATGTACGCCTCCGGCTGGGCGCTGCTGGGAGTGATGTTCGCAATGACCATAGGCGCCGGCCCGCTGTACCACTACGCCACGAACGCGGCGTCCGACCAGATCGATGCGCGCGCTTACGTGCGGGCCGTGCTCGGTGATGAAGGGCGCGGCGCAGGCTCCTCAAACGTGCCCAAACCGGGAGCGCACTCGAGGGAAGGTTCCACGCCAAACGGACCTGTGCGCGGTGCGGGCGCAGCGGCCACGCACTCGATGGAAGGAAGCGCTCATGAGTGA
- a CDS encoding Na(+)/H(+) antiporter subunit C, whose translation MNTPSLTVIALGGFLIAAGLYLVMERTLTRIVIGLAILGHGVNLLIIAAGGRPGGPPLLQSTAPEQMSDPLPQAMILTAIVIGMVTTAFGMALAYRSWRLTGHDEVIDEVEDRRVARREEREEVLEDLAADSTGELDPGVDYDAEATS comes from the coding sequence GTGAACACCCCATCGTTAACTGTGATCGCATTAGGTGGGTTCCTGATCGCGGCTGGCCTGTACCTGGTGATGGAACGCACCCTCACGCGCATAGTCATTGGCCTAGCGATCCTGGGGCACGGCGTGAACCTGCTGATTATCGCCGCGGGAGGCCGGCCGGGTGGGCCACCCCTATTGCAATCCACCGCGCCGGAGCAAATGTCTGACCCCCTGCCGCAAGCCATGATCCTCACGGCGATCGTCATCGGTATGGTAACCACCGCGTTCGGGATGGCATTGGCTTACCGGTCGTGGCGCCTAACTGGCCACGACGAAGTCATCGACGAAGTGGAAGACCGGCGCGTAGCCCGCCGTGAAGAACGCGAAGAAGTACTCGAGGACCTCGCTGCAGACTCAACCGGGGAACTAGACCCTGGGGTGGACTACGATGCGGAGGCCACCTCGTGA